The genomic DNA GataggtacatacaatatGAGAGAGTGTTTACCCGTGTAAACATCCTATTATCTTTGTGCCGGTGGGCTTGAATCTTATCCTTTGAAGCAACGGATAGTCACCAGCCTCATGGGCTCGTCACTACTCCACCACTTCCGATGGGACTGGATAGTTGTGAATAGTCACTGCTTGGCAGAAGGTTCCATTGCATCTGACCATGCAAACGCGAAATGAAGCAAGCcgatcagaagaagagaagtgtGTATAAATATGACCTCGCAGCGCTTCCCTGTCACTCAACAGCaaccattcattccttcttcggGCTGtcctgctcttctttccttcttctcttgacAGTTATCTAACAGTCACTCTTTCTGATTGTACCTTCTTCATTCCTTCCACCATGAAAGCCACCATCTTAGCGACTATCGCTTTGGCGGCATGCAGTGCCGCCAGCCCCTTGGGCAGCGCTCCCCACGCCCGAGGCCTCCTTGGAGATTCATCCAAGCCCTGCGACTGTGAATCGGATCATGATGGCAGCTCGCCTGAGGTACCATCTGGGCCTGGTTCGGAGGGCCCTGCTCCCGTTCCGATGCCGGTTCcagttcctgttcctggtggAGAGCCAAACGGTCCTGGCGGAGTCCCAACCGTTCCTGGCCTTCCTGGTATTCCTGGTGTTCCTGGTGTTCCTGGTGTTCCTGGTGTTCCTGGACACCCCAACCACCCTGAAGACCCAGAGGATCCCGAAGATCCTGAAGATCCTGAAGACCCGGAGGATCCtgaagacccagaagacccagaagacccTGAGGGACCTTCCAAGGGTGGCTGTGACGACGACGGCTGCCACGGAACTGGACACCTCATACAGGATCTGGGCCCGCAAGCCAACGACATCCTGACCATTGTTGGTGAACACACCGAGGAGCTCTTGCTCAAGCTCAGCCCCGGTGTTGCTGGGCTTCTGACCGGACTCGGCCTCCCTGGCTTGGGCCAACCCGTCGGTCACATCATCAAGAGCGCTGCCACCATTGGCGAACTCATCGCGGACTTGGGTGACTCCGTCGAATGCCTCTTGACCGTCATTGGACAGGACGGTGGATTCCTGTTGATTGAACTTGAGCCGTCCATTGCTGGACTCCTCACTGGACTCGGACTGCCTAGTATCGCTCAACCCGTCGGCAGCATTGTCGGCACTGTCGGCAAGCACCTCAAGCGTGACGATGGACTCCTCGAAGACCTTGCTCCAGTTGTGAACTGCGCTCTTAAAGTCGTTGGAGAGGACTCCAAGATTCTCCTCATTGCATTGAGCAAGTCCGTTGCTGAGCTGCTCATTGGTTTGGGTCTCGGCCAGCTTGCCGAGCCTGTCGGCACTGTCATCCAGTCCGCTGCGACCGTTGGCGATCTCGTCTATGACTTGGGTGACCCCGTGGAGTGCATCCTGACCATCATCGGTGAAGACGGAGGTGCTCTCCTGGTTCAGCTTTCTCCTTCTATTGCAGGCCTCCTTGTCGGACTCGGATTGCCCGGTGTTGGTATTCCCGTTGGCCAGGTGGTGAAGACTCTTGGCGAGGCTTTGTAGTATGTATTTCGGCTGCTTCCACTCGCTCTGATGTGTGTACTAACTTGCATCGACCAGAATACTGTCGTCGGACGTCCGAAACACTTCCGCCACGAAAGCAAGGGGCTTGACCGAAAGGGGAGATGATCAGCGGTCTGCTGTGTGTATATCACTATAAGTATGTATAAATCAGTGTACAATATTAGATAATACTTTTAATACCATCGGAATAATCACTTAAACCCGACATGCCTCTGCCAAGTGTCGGCACtccgaagacgatggaagTAAATTGATTCGCCCCACGGGGGAAAAATGCCGACGTGGAGAGACGACGAGAGTTTTGTTTCCCCAGATCAaccatggccaaggaaataCATTTTTCTCATTCGAAGTCGCCTCTCGTTCTTCTCGATCGTCTCCATTGTGGGATTGTGGGGAACCGTGGGAGTTCCGGGATAAATCTTTTCCCGCCTTATGGCCGAGGACCGTGCCCAGCATTTAAATAAATCTACATCTTAACGACATCTCGTTCAGACCAGAGACGAACAAGTCAATCAATTCACACAACTAATTTCGCAATGGCTAAGTCACCGCAGGATCTTCAAATTGCCATTCTGGGCGCTGGTGTGTTAACATCTTTTTCCCCGGAGCAAGAGTAATAGACCACTGACATTGAGGATGTTTTAGGTATGGGAGGGCTTACATGTGCCCTGGCCCTCGCCCAAGAAGGCTTCAAGAACATTGATGTCTATGAGTCGGCTTCTGACTTGGGCTTCGTTGGAGCGGGTATCCAACTGGCGCCGAATATGGCTCGAGTACTGGACCGTCTGGGAGTATGGAAGGGAATTGAAGCGGAGGCCGTGAACATCGAAGAGACTAGCGTAAGAGGTATTGTTGAACTCCCCTCGGTCTTAATAGTGATCGCATGATATACTGACATTTGGTTCCAGTGGGTGCAACCGACGCTGAACTGGCACATGTTGAGCTGCAGTATATCAAAGACACATATGGATACCCGCACATGGTTGGCCACCGTTCATCACTGTCCAACGGACTCTACCAAGGCTGTCTCCGCTACCCGAACATCAAGTTCCATTTCGCCACGTCCGCCGGAAACGTCGACTCGTTCGGCCCTCGGCCCTCCTTCACAGCTACTCCCCGCGACTCCAGCCAAGCGCCGTACCGCGTCGAGGCGGACGTGCTACTAGGCGCCGACGGCATCAAGAGTAACACGCGCGTCGCCATGATGGACAAGCTCGGCATCCAGACCGGAGTAAAGGATACGAACCAAGCCGCCTACCGAATCATGATCCACAAGGACCAAATCAAGGACGACCCCGAGCTCCTGGAGCTGATCAACGGGACCAAGGTCACGCGCTGGATCGGCGAGAAGCGTCACATCATCGCATACCCCGTGTCCAACAACACGATCTACAACCTGTCCACCGTCCAGCCCGACACAAACTTCGCGGCCGCCACCAACGCCACGTACACGACGCGCGGATCGAAGAAGACCATGCTGGAGGTGTTCGGCGATTTCTGCCCCATGGTGCAGCGCATGCTGAGCTACGTGCCCGAAGGCGAGGTCTGCGAATGGAAGCTGCGCGTTCACGAGCCCCTGGATACATGGACGCACGAGTCCACCGCTCTGGTCGGCGATGCTTGCCACCCGACGTTGCCTCATCTCGCGCAAGGAGCTGCGCAGGCGATTGAAGACGGTGCGGTGATCGCTATCGCTTTGTCCCTGCTACCGGATACGACCCCCGCCTCAATTGCCAAGGCGCTGAAGGTGTACGAGAAGGTCCGTAAGGACAGGGCGTATGCGCTTGTCGAGCTGGCGGCTGCATCTGGTCGCGCTCTTCATCTGGGTGATGGCGCTGCTAAGGAGGAACGTGACAAGCAGTTTgctgcgttgaagaagggtAACGGCCCCGTGCCGGATAAGTGGGCCGATGCGGATGTGCAGAAGATCATCTATGGCTTTGATTGCCAGCAGGAGACGCGGGACAAGTTCAATGAGTATTTCGCGTAAGCttggctctttttcttggttaTGTGATTGATGTATTATGTATTTAGAGGCTGATCTGATAGAAGGTCTTCACGGGACGCTAAATTAGCATGAGTATAGATATAGCATAGCGAGATGAATGTATTGTTATGAAATAAACTGCTCTTAAAATAATGTGTAGATTTAGCTGGATAGGTGATTTTGTTATCGCAACTCGGATGACcaacaaatatatattcattcgAGTCATGCAAGATATGTAGCAAACGCATTGAGAGACGTACATTATGGACCGCACTATAAGCACACCTAGATTTTAGTATAAGTAATACCTAGAAGTGTCTAATTAAAAAGGCCGTTGCTACACGCATTGTCACGGACAGCGTTCAAGGTATACGTTGAATTAGGGCTAACGGACGACATATGATCAAGACGTAGCTTATGTGGGTCACAAACGGCCTCGGCTCAATTCGTTTTAATTActtaataaaataatttcAAGTATGACAGCCCTACCTAGTAGGTCATatgccaaaaaaaaaaaaaaaaacaaggaaaagaagaagaaaaaattggGCGATGGCCGATGGCCGAGGCTGAATCAGCAAAGAATCCCCACCACGTCGGCAAACGTCGGCCATCAGTGCCATTGGACTACAGCATATccttttcgatggccacgttCAATTAAAATTTACGATGGACAAGTCTCATAGGCGCAAAAATCATGTCTGCCCGTCCCTATCGCTCTAAAAGGCACCGCCCTTGCGATCAATGCCGTGAAAGGAAGCTCGGGTGCCAGACGGACGGCGGACTACCGTGTGTACGCTGTCGTTCGGCCGATCTGCCCTGTACTTTCGAGCATCCACCCCCCAAGAGGCCTCGACGTGAGTCGTCGGGTCATATGGGTGATCATTCCGGTTCTGTAGCATCATCTATTGATCCGGAATCATCCTTTTTGCCCCCGTCATGGGAGGAGCCGTCCAACCATCCTGCGTCTCATCTTCCCTCCCGCGGTGCTTCTGTCAACCCTGCGGTCCACCAACCAGCCTTTGCTCCGCTGGAGGATGTGCCTACGAATGGGGCCGTCTCCCCTGCTGTATCGGGCTACCTGGTTACAGTTGGCCGATCTCCCACGCAGTTTGTGCAAAGCCTTGACCAGCTCGAAGGCTTTTCGGCCCATTTGTTTGGGGCGTCTGCCGAGTCCGACCCTTGGCTCCTTCGGCATTGCTCCTTTGATGATGCCGGTGTGAAGTGCTTCTACAAGGTCCACTTTCGTAATGCAGGCGGTGTTCCGACGGCAGACAAAATCCCGGTTCATTTCATGCTTGCTGCAGATGATTTGGCTACGTCGGCCAAGCAGGAGACCTCCTGTCGATTCAGCGGTGACGCTACCCGGGAAGAGCTCAATCGCTTGGTTCCACACGATTATGGCCAAAGACTGGTGTCTCTGTAGGTTCCGCGCGCCCTGAGCATGACGGTCATGTGCTAACTTGGACAGGTTCATCAAATATGTCTGGCCGGCATTGCCGCTTATATCACGCTCTCAGATGGGGCTGACTCCTTCGTGTTCAATACCCGAGCCATGGGCCTTAGAGCGCACGCCGGTGCATTTGCTTGCAGCGGTCTATGCATCTGCTCTGCCTTTTGCCGCCCATGACGATTATCTGTGCGTGCTGCAAACATATAACGCCCCCCCGGCGGACAGGCTCTGGCGGATGGCCTATGAGCTAATTTCCGAGGAGATCCACACACCACACCTGGCTGTTCTGCAGACGGCCTTGTTGTACCTGCATCGGCCACTGGACGAGGCCCGGGCCAGCATCGCTGACACCCCATTTGTCTGGTCATTTGTCGGCACCATTGTGGGCCTAGCCGAATCACTGGGGCTGCACATTGAATGTCGTATGTGGGGGATACCCGCCTGGGAGAAGCGTCTGCGTCGCCGGCTGTGGTGGGCCATCTATGCCGAAGACAAATGGCGCAGCTTGCTGATGGGTCGTCCGCCGTATATTCATCGGAGTGAATGGGACGTCAGTGAGCTGGATGGAGCAGACTTCCTCTACCACACCAGGggtgcttcttcatcgtcatccgGGGTCCACCAACCACAAGATCCGGTGCCTTTTCGCTACCTGGTGGACCTGTCTGGCATTGCAGAACAGATCTATGAATCATTTTAGTAAGTATACGAGGACAGCGCCTATTTTAGCGCATACTAACAGATAACCAGCACCCTCCGCAAATCACAATACCTCTCAGAAAGGTTCCGTGTCTCACACGACACCGGCCGGCCACTGCTGGAGAAGCTAAATGACTGGTACTCCTCACTACCGGAAAGCTTCCGACTTCCCAACTGGAGTAAATCAGTCAGCGGACTCGCGCCATATCCCACATCGATCCACTTCGCCTACCTGATCCTGGTCCTGTTCGTCTACCGGGCGCTCCTTCGGCCAATGGCTCGGTCATCCAGTCCGCCGTTAATTTTCGATCTGGACGAGATCCCCACGAACCCCTCAGCACTGGATACAGCCATAGACGATTCCCCTGTTCTAGACTTCCTGAACATGCCCGAGATCGAGTCCTTCCCTGCAGTGGAGCTGTCCGACCACAGCACGGGCGAGACGACCCTCAACTCGGCGGAGCGCTGCGCTTCGATAGTAATCAGCTTCACTCGGCGGTTGACGTCGAGTGACTTTACAGGATTCTGGTATTCATGTAAGTCACGTCACACCTGTACCCAATCATCCCTACAGATGGATACTAATCAACGGTCTGTCCAGGGTCTCGCATCGGCTTCGCAACCGTCTCCAActttgcccttcttctcttaGTCCAAGCGCCCAATGCCGAGCGAGCAGCAAAGGGTAAACAGCTTGTTGACTCCTGGCTGCGTGTGCTCCGCTGCCAAAGCCAAAGCTTCCCCATGATGAAGCTTGGCTTGACGCGACTGGACGCCATGCACTGGGTGGGACTTGGGCAGACATTCGTTCTACCTCAGCATGTGCAAGAGGTAATTCAATCATCGGGGAACTGATTATCTTCGGCCAATTGTTCCTGCCTCAGGTGTACCATGAGTATGAGGTCGGCAACCGTGTCGGCCATCGGCATCGATGTTGGGACCAGTTCTATAAGTATAAGAATGGGCTCCTGGACGAGGGGTTTTGTAGATAGCAGATAATAACCGTAGTCACAAGCACACAATCAAACTGTACATATAATCCACCTGGACAGAGTCGTGATTAAAATGCCTGATTTCTTAATCGACCTTCTCAAGCGCAACAAGGCTCCAGAACCCAAGCAGCCACTGGATGCTCTGCAGGACTCAGCCTCGGAAATGACGTTAATCGAGTAAGTTAACCATActggtttctttcttgtttatctTTCAAATACAATGCTGACAGGATGACAGGAAAGCAAAAGCGAGACCGTGTCACGTccaaaagaacaaaaacagaacaaCAAACACCCATTTCAATCGTAAGTCATGTCTacgtatatatattgctagCTCTGGCTAACGAGTATTACTAGCGGCTGATCTTTGTTTCGGCTCATGCTGCCGGAACTGATGGAATGGTGAGGTTTTTCACCTTGCGTGGAAGGGGGCCTCGTGGAACTATCGCCGTCGACATACTCAACCCAACCAGTTCCTACCTAAGCTAAGATCGAGATCGAGATCTTTTCCGTCATTTGccaaaaagacaaataaCAGATCATGGTATACGCCGCCAACATATAAAACCGTTTATAGGTTTTGCGATCGAAGGCAACGCCACCGTGCCAGACACACCGGAATCCAACTATGCATGCGAAGATATTATGCAGGAAGCCTGTTATGACGAGTCCCGCTACCGTCCATCGTTGACTCGGGAGGGAAGAGCCCTGGATATAAGAAGCCGTGGCAATGAGGAGCACGGCGCCCGACCCGATGACTAGCATTGCGGTGCCTGCCCGGAGGAGCCGTTCCCCCTTGGGTCCAACCACGACTGGAAGCGTCCGTCTCTTCATCCGTTTGTCACCCTCGGCATCATGGAACTCCTGCATGTGTACCGTGGTCACCACCCACAAGGAGAAGAGTAGGAGGATATGCTTCGGCATGACCGGGAACGACGGGATCTCGCTGTGAACGATGGTGTCCACGAGTCGGAACATGTTGTAGGCGCCGATGGACGCAAAAGCGTTCCGGAAGATCCAGTGATTGATCTTCGGCCAGACATAGCAGAAATACACCCAGGCTTGGTATGCTCCGAAGAGGCCGGCTGCTTCCGGGCCCGCGAGGTGGCTGGCGATGACGGGGCAAATGGCCCAGCTGAGGAGCCAGCGTCTATAGGCGCCGGGAATGCAGAGGAAGCCTGCTGGGATCGGTCGGTGCGGCTTGTTGGCGATGTCTTCATCGACGGAGAGGACTTGATTCACGATTTCGAATACGTATAGGTGGCAGATGAAGCAGATAAAGGTCTTGAGGAGTACTAGGGCGAGTTGGGTCCAGGGGGTCGTGAGGATGAGGTCCGGTGCAGGCAGGAAACGGGCGATGAGGCCGATGATGGGGAGGACTAGGCCTTCACGGATGTTGGCACGGAGTAGTCGCTCTGTGATGAGAAATTCATGATGCAGAACTTGGCGAATGGACTCATGGACACCCTTTGGGATTACATGGTCGCTTTTGAGGGGTTGGATTGTCGATCTGGAGAGGGTCATGCATTGGGTAGTAGTGGTAGGCATTTTGATATTCAGAATATTTGTTAGGATacaatcgatcaatcaattgaACAACCGATGCTCCTCTCCCACAATATTCCAACACTTCATGGGACACACTGCACCACACCTGATATAAACCACGACCCGACATCACGGAGAACCCCCGGGAGCCAAACCTTAGGGTACATCAGTAGCGTTTCCAGGACTGGCCGACAACTGACCACGTCAAACGGTTAAGCAGGCTACTTTAGCGAACCCCACCTGTCAAATGCTCAAATGGTAGACCCATTCCGGGGCCGTTTGACGAAAAGAGGCCCTCGTCGATTATCGTGATGAAGCTCGCTAGGACGGATCAACCCTTACCGGGATTTGGACCGCTGGCGTCCCAGCGGTGCCTTCTAGCGTCTGCAAGTCGTCCATTCAGGTACATTCAGTGGCTCCCTTGTGCCTTCAGTACCAGGCTAGCGCTCAGGCCTGGTAAAGGCGGGCCCATCGTCGTCCTCGGTTCTGGGCTGGCTACAGCAACGGTCCGTTTGCTAGTTCGAGGTGTCAATCCCGTCCTCTGGGACTCGAAGTGGATCTCCGCTGCATCCGTACTAAAATGGCGTGAAAATGGGTTTAATCCAGGGTTGACTCCCTGTTATTCCCTGCGTacctttctttgtctctatTTTGCATGATGTGGTATTAATGCCTCGTACTTTTTCCACTTGCAAACCCCGTCGTCATAATGATCATTGTTAACCATTCCTTCCTGCCTCGCAGTATGCAATTGATATGGCATGATTCTTTCTGTTTCAGGCAGTTTCCAGGCTGAGCACGGTCCACTCGAGTCTCGGCTGAAGGATTTGGCCGGCCAATCGGTCTGTCCAGAGAACGAGCGATTTGAGTATCTAATGCGTTGTCAGCCAATCTTTCGGGTCAAAGATAATGCTGATCATGAGGATCAGACACTCCGTCGGGTATTCTCACCGTAGAAAATGGGAAGGGATCAGCAGTTGCATACTTCATGTATTGATAACATCAGTATAGGATCAATCCTTGATTTCTGCCATGAATGCATAGCAAACGGTCCTTTCACGCATCTTATGATGTAACCCTAATCCACTATAATTTATAATCCATGTTCTTAGAACTGCAAGTGTTCCCGCCAAACCATTATATCAACGGTTGGTATGCGCAGGTCTAGGTAACGGGCAAACGCCGAGCGTCTTTAGAGTTGAAGACCCCTCCAACGCTTCGCTGTACGGTGACTAGTCTGGCAAATAGTTTCAATTCATTGGGTAAGATTTTGACAAATACTTTTGCTGCCCGTcgtttgccttcttcttcgaaggATCGAACCTATGCTTAGTGTTCATAATTCTCTTGTTCATGGGCCGCACAGGACAGGATCCTGCGGAGAGTGCATTATGCAATGCACTTTTGGTGTCAGGCTTGACAGCGGGATTTGAACCGAGGAAAGTTGACTGGTGGCTTCACGCGCCTTTATCGATGTCCGTGCTAATCGAATGGTGCTTGGCTGTTTCCTGATACTTGTGAAAGGACGCTGGTGACTAGCGATCGAAATCGGCTAGCTATCCATCGATGACCAGACACGTCAACCTCTGAAAATCCGGATATCTCGGGTCCCCGTGCTTTGTTAGGCTTGCAGGTGCTGCTCCTTGAAGAACTCTATCACCTGGGGCTTAGTGCTACATCATTCAGAAATAAGAATCCTGTAGCAGGCAGCTTGTACAGCTTGTACAGCATATACTGCATGCATAGGCATATGTAGGGGTAATTGTGTCTGTGATGTCATGACAGAGAACATAATAAACTTCGCTCAGCTCACCAGACTCATCCAAGTCTTTTGTGGTAAGTATGCGTGACTTGTCATATAGCACAGGCTCATGGGTGGGGATATTTTCTTGAGGCCTTGGGCATCAATTACTGTTTGACGGGGATTAAGGAGATAAGAGATCACCTGAAGAtaagatcaatatcatcatcgccgtcattcatccatccattcatcatcaatTTCCATCTCAACCCCGCGGGTTCACTTAAGAAATGTCGCAACTGAACCCTTCCCTGCCCTCTATTTGCTTCAATGCCCCCTTCTAGCGTAAGTGGTCTATAGAAAACTTACTTCctaacaataacaaccatCTAACTACCCAATCGCAGACACCTTTTCGCGTTCCCTCTTCTCGTCGTCccaattcctcctctcgGCCCAGTGCTGGTTCCCAATTCGCGTCAACACCCCGTTTCGTTCTCTCCCAGCAGACTCATAGCTCAAATGCACGAATACATGGCAAAGATGATCTCatagatgacgatggatCTCAATCCACCCCTATCGCGAATACACAGGCTGCCAAAAGAGATCAAGACCTTCGACCAACCCAGCGCCAGAAAGAGATAATTGAAGACTCTGATGACGAACTAGAATACAATGAATCCAGACCCTCACACAATGACATCACCGGGAGTCCAGATCCGGATAGTAGTTCACCAGGCGACGCAGGCGAACTGGAGGCCGAATTCGAAGCTCTCTTTGGACCGACGACAACACGGACAAAGCGAAGGCGTGCATCGCTTGACCCACAAACACCCTTCACCCAGAGAAGGAAACACGATGATGATATAATTCAGACGTCTTCCCCGGAAGTACTATCGCCTACTAAGGACCGTACTCGACTACAAATTCAAACTCCGAACCAGACATATCCCGAGATAAACCCTCAGCAAACGACCACTACTCCCCAaccttcaacaccagcaacCATCAAGCCCACCGTCCGCAACAACCCTCGCTTCATGCTATCAGCCTCCCAGGCATTCCCAAGCACACAGCCCCAGTCAAGCGCTCGACCGACCCCATTCGCAACACCGGCGCCGACTTCTCCGCCCCCGAAACGGAAACCGACATTCGTTCTGCCGCGCTCACCGTCCCCATCCCAGGCCCCTGAAGACCCCTCCGCCATCCCTACCCcattctctccttcatctcacACGCTCCGTCGTCGTGGCCGTGCCCGCTCCTCGGCCCCTAGTTATCTACCCGGCGGCATGGCAGCCGAAGTGCGCAGCTGGATCTTAGAATTGAGCACCAAGCGAGAACAGATGCAGATGAACTACCGAAACCGCACTGGAGCCGGCCTGGATCTGCAGAGATACCTTCTAGTCGTTCGTATTGCGGATATTCGTCAGTCTACCCTCGCTAGTTCCGGACCGCTTGCTTTTGTACGAGGCCAACCTGTGACGTCActagatgatgaagaggacgcTTCTGGTCATCGTGAGGGCAGTGGGATGAaaaatattcttcttttagGGACCCCGCGCTCTCAGTCGGCTGGAGTGTCGTCGCAGCATCCAGATGCTAGTCGTGTTCCTGAGCTTGTTGGGGGGAATGTGGTGGGTGTTCATCGGGGATTGGTCTGGGAGTTAGATTTGGAGGATAGGCTGGCTGGATATGGTACACACAGCGATCCCGAAAGGGATGGGCACGGGCAATCTGGGACCACGACGAAGTGGCTCGTGTGTATGGAGTGGGATCTGATATCAGTTCAGTagattgatggatgatgatgatgatcggGATTATGTCCTGATGGCTTTTTATGACTGTATATGTATACTACGCATGATACCCTGGACTTCACATCGTTATCTGTGAATGTTTCCTCCACCGTGGGAGAGGTCTATACATTTCGTTCGATGACATATTATACAAAGAATCAGAGCACAAAGTCTAATGCAATGCTTTTATCCAACAAGCCACACATCCCATATCAAAGACAACCATACGCCAAAAGCAACCTCAACAGTCATAGACAAATCAGTCAAACCCAGCCGTTTCCTTCGAGACAACCTTCAAAGCATCAACCGCAACATTACAACCCCACTTGACCAACTTCTGTTCCTTCCCAGAAACAACGTCCGACTTGGCCACGACCTTACgtaggaagaagatcaggcCCTTGACAATCTGAGGCGTCTCACGGGTACGAATGAAGATTTCCATCAgagccttctcatccttctcgtCGTCGGATTTCTTGGCGTGCTTTTTGCCACGTTTCTGCTTTTGGGATTGCTGGATGACGCTGATAAGGAGGAGCTCGACGAAGGTCTTGGATTTGGGCTGGAGGTATGCGAAGTTGAGGGTCTTTAGGATGCCCAGGTTGAGGGTGTTGTCTGCGATGAGGCTGCCGTACATCTTTGCGAGGTTGACGATGGCTTTCATGGGGAGTTGGTTCTGTTCGTCCTCATCAAAGTCGgcgtcatcttcttcgtccatgTCGCCTGTTTCGCCCATGCGCTTGAAGATGTTCCAGAGTGTGAACATGAAGGAGACTTTGAGGCGGCGGCCTGATTCGCCGCAGAGGCGACGCGCGATTAAGGTGTAGTATGGGTTGTaggcctcttcttccatggagCAATGGGTTAGTACGCGCGGGATTTCGTATTCTTGTGCTTTCTTCAGGCGGAGTTTGAGAAGTCGGACGTGCGCGTCTTGGTAGTCTGTTGCGGACATgatggcgacgaagatgGAGCGTCGGACATCTGTGTTCATTCGGTGGGCTTTTGCGAGGTTGACGAAGTCTGGTTCTCCGTCGctatcttcctcttctgcgGCAGCAGGGTTCTGCTGGTCCGCTGGGAGGTTGGAGAGTTCCTGGCGAGCGGAGACTAGCGGGTCCTCCCTCCAGCTTGCGCCGACGAGCCaccattttccttttttcgAGGAGTTGTGAATGTCGTCTCGCGAGATGCTTATGGGTTCGGTGGCACGGATAACTCGGGAGTTGTTCAGAGATCCTAGGATTTTGCGCATTTTCGTAATGTGCTCCGTGGTTACACTGGAGCCGACTCCGGCCTTTAGCTTGTTGTTTTTAAGGTCGGTGATTGTGTCAATCATGAACTTCGTGCGCACGGAGAGAGATGCTTCGCCAGCCTTGGCTACTGCCGGCTGGATAAGAAGAACGATGTCTTTCAGAGATGACGGGTCGTCTTGTCTGAGTTGCGGTCCGGAATCTATTACTGTTAGTTTGTTGCGTCCAGGCACGTATGACGTGACACTTACTCCTGATGATCTTGAGGAGTAATTCGGTATTCTCCTCAGTGATGTCTTGCAAAAAGATGCGAATATAATCGAAGATTAAGGTACTGGAGATGACATGGAAGTTGTAAAGTTGCGCGAGAAGAGAGACGAGGTTGAGGGACTCTTTCCCTTCGAAGCTGCCACGCTCATCGCCGCGGGCATCGAATGTTTCAACTATCTTTTGGACGAGTTCGGCGCCAAAGTCCGTTCCAACAATTTTGTATACAGCAGCGATGAATCCTGCGTGGAGAATTAGGAACGTATCCTGAAGGGCGGACCGTTCGCAAATGAGGCCGAAAAGTAGATTTATCAGTGTCGTAGTTACTTCTTTTCGTGGGTACTCCCGGTAGAGCTTTTCATACTCGCCCAGAATAGAGACTAG from Aspergillus oryzae RIB40 DNA, chromosome 7 includes the following:
- a CDS encoding MIF4G domain-containing protein (protein involved in high osmolarity signaling pathway) — translated: MPRPMHNTTSLPRNLRDELGIKDTYGDKKRRQNGPATRKDRRREERDQKKTKRAPVSKHGGRQRSNRRDDDYDDEDGFEGFDDGSGAESDPAGEEDVFAKLKAAKQAKQQPKPILKKAKAGKSAPEGDSAEEETIRPRQISKAVQEKLDEDEAEIAALEKKLGLKKGKKLPKSFEEDGLGDLLGDLDEGSADEGRKRRREADEWLRNKRMKAQGLAPESDSEEDGSDLGSEEEMDDLDEDEDMFDDLDEEDDEESEEEKPVPKKRENPYVAPVAETNENRPQKYIPPSLRAASGSESESLVRLRRQAQGHLNKLSEANLVSILGEYEKLYREYPRKEVTTTLINLLFGLICERSALQDTFLILHAGFIAAVYKIVGTDFGAELVQKIVETFDARGDERGSFEGKESLNLVSLLAQLYNFHVISSTLIFDYIRIFLQDITEENTELLLKIIRNSGPQLRQDDPSSLKDIVLLIQPAVAKAGEASLSVRTKFMIDTITDLKNNKLKAGVGSSVTTEHITKMRKILGSLNNSRVIRATEPISISRDDIHNSSKKGKWWLVGASWREDPLVSARQELSNLPADQQNPAAAEEEDSDGEPDFVNLAKAHRMNTDVRRSIFVAIMSATDYQDAHVRLLKLRLKKAQEYEIPRVLTHCSMEEEAYNPYYTLIARRLCGESGRRLKVSFMFTLWNIFKRMGETGDMDEEDDADFDEDEQNQLPMKAIVNLAKMYGSLIADNTLNLGILKTLNFAYLQPKSKTFVELLLISVIQQSQKQKRGKKHAKKSDDEKDEKALMEIFIRTRETPQIVKGLIFFLRKVVAKSDVVSGKEQKLVKWGCNVAVDALKVVSKETAGFD